One part of the Sardina pilchardus chromosome 5, fSarPil1.1, whole genome shotgun sequence genome encodes these proteins:
- the mrpl49 gene encoding mitochondrial ribosomal protein L49, whose amino-acid sequence MAASLRNMNLTICRLVRVFSQTRHLANITTSVQTDSRSDAQKSSGLIESTEEYAFVERLIPSSRVPKPPTHDGPTPSGWIPPSEVPPDLPYMIRRSRMHNVPIYTDIKHGSQKSTIVRKVEGDIWALEKDMKDYLMEVTGRDLPTQVNEVTGSIRVKGHFDKELKEWLLSKGF is encoded by the exons ATGGCGGCCTCCCTGAGGAACATGAATCTGACAATATGCAGACTTGTCAGAGTTTTCAGCCAAACCAGACACTTAGCAAACATCACAACATCGGTACAG ACCGACTCCAGGTCTGATGCTCAGAAGTCGTCTGGTCTAATTGAGTCAACAGAAGAGTATGCATTTGTTGAGAGGTTAATACCTTCCTCTCGTGTTCCTAAACCTCCTACACATGATGGCCCTACTCCTTCCGGCTGGATTCCACCATCAG AGGTTCCTCCTGATTTGCCATACATGATTCGACGCTCTCGCATGCACAATGTACCAATCTACACGGACATCAAACACGGGAGTCAAAAGTCTACTATAGTGCGCAAGGTGGAAGGTGACATTTGG GCACTCGAGAAGGATATGAAAGACTACCTGATGGAGGTTACTGGAAGAGATCTACCTACACAAGTTAATGAAGTGACTGGAAGCATTAGAGTGAAGGGCCATTTTGATAAAGAACTTAAGGAATGGCTGCTAAGCAAAGGTTTTTAA